TCGACGCGCAGTGGGGAACCGGGATCAACCGGTATGAGCTGTCGGGGTTCCCCACGCTCGCCAACTCGCCGTCGTCGACGAACGAGACCGTCGGGGTCCGCGACGCGCTCGGCAACCTCGTCGACTGGGTCAACTACGACGACCAGGGTGGCTGGCCGTCGGACAGCCCCGACGGGGCCAGCATCTCGCTCCGTCCGGAAAGCCTGAGCGAATCGGGCAACAATGTCGGCGGCGCCTGGATTCTTTCGATGGGCGGCGTCTACGGCGCCCGCTTCGCCGTCGGCCCGGGGGGCGTGCAGGACCGCGCGTCGCCCGGGTACGTGGCCACCGAACCGCAGGCCGCGTTCGCGCCGTCGGACGACGCGGTCTGGTCGATGGTGGTGCTGCCCGACACGCAGGCCTACGTAAAAAGCTCTTCCGACACGGCCATCCTCAACCGGATGACGCAGTGGATCGCTGATAACCACGAGCCCTTCGGCGTGCAGTTCGTGCTGCACGAGGGGGACGTGGTCAATCAGAACTCGCAGGCAACACCGACCAGCGGCGACCAGTCGGGCGACCAGCAGTGGCAGAACGCCAAAGCCGCTATGAGTGTGCTGGACGGCGTCGTGCCGTACGCCATCTCGCCCGGCAACCACGACTACGGGACCACCAACGCGCAGGACCGGTCGACACAGTACAACGACTACTTCTCGCAAGACGACAACCCGCTCGTCGACCCGGCGCAGGGGGGAACGCTGCAGGCGGTAATGACGCCCGGCGAGCTGGACAACGCCATCCACGCCTTCACCGCGCCGGACGGCCGGCAGATGGCGATCCTCGCCACCGAGTGGGGCCCCCGGCAGAGGGCCGTCGACTGGGCGGCCCGGGCGCTGCGGTCGCCGGAGTACGCCGACTCCACTGCGGTTTTGCTGACCCACGCCTACATGTTCCACGACGAGACCCGCTACGACTGGCAGCGCAACCAGGACAGCGACCCCGGCAACAACCAGGGGGGCAACCCGTACAGCTACCCCACCAGCGGCGACACCAATGACGGCGAGGACCTGTGGGAGGAGCTGGTTAGCCAGAACGCTGCGTTCGAGATGGTGTTTAGCGGCCACGTCGGCGGTGACGGCGTCGGCTACTTGGCGAGCGAGGGCCAGCCGAGCCAGACGGTGCACCAGATGCTGTTCAACACGCAGTTCGAAACCAACGGCGGCAACGGCTGGCTGCGGCTCATCGAGTTTTTGGACGACGGCCGCTCAGTGCGGGTGCGCACCTATTCGCCGCTGCACGACCTGCAGAAGACCGACGAGGCCAACGCGTTCGAGTTCACCATCAGCCCGCTTCTGCCGGGCGACTACAACGGCGACGGCTGGGTCGACGCGGCCGACTACGGCGTGTGGCGCGACAACCTGGGCCGCCAGGTCCCCGCCTGGTCCGCCGCCGACGGGGACGGCGATGGGCGCATCGCCACGAGCGACTACAGCGTCTGGCGTTCGAACTACGGGTCGAGTCGGTCGTCCCCCCAATCCGCCGTGGTCCCGTCGCCGGGCGGCGCCTGCCTGTTGGGCCTGGGCCTGCTAGTCGGCTTCACGCTAAAACGCGCTAGGGAATGAGAGCGACGCCTCGAGCGGCGATGGCTCGTCGGGCGGCGTCAGCTCGATCGGCGGCGCGGGTTCGTCGAGGGGCGCGGCTTCGTCGAAGGGGCCGGCGTCGTCCGGCGTAGGCGTGTCGATCGGCTCGCCCGCGTCCCCTTCCTCGTCCACCGGCGGCAGCGCCGCGATGGGCGTCGACAGGAACGGCGAGGGCCAGCCGCCGCCCAGGGCGCGGTAGATGGCCACTAGGCTCTGCGCGACCTCGCCCTTGGCGAGCGCGGCGGACTCCTCCTGCTGCGTCTTGAAGTTCT
This genomic interval from Posidoniimonas corsicana contains the following:
- a CDS encoding lamin tail domain-containing protein; protein product: MLGWLSRAAAVLTLASATLHVAPRACADVVISEIMYNPDGADRDEAGGTVREWVELYNSGDAAVSLRGWRVTDEQDGESTDPLSLRTLLQPGESVVLVGDAAAFDAQWGTGINRYELSGFPTLANSPSSTNETVGVRDALGNLVDWVNYDDQGGWPSDSPDGASISLRPESLSESGNNVGGAWILSMGGVYGARFAVGPGGVQDRASPGYVATEPQAAFAPSDDAVWSMVVLPDTQAYVKSSSDTAILNRMTQWIADNHEPFGVQFVLHEGDVVNQNSQATPTSGDQSGDQQWQNAKAAMSVLDGVVPYAISPGNHDYGTTNAQDRSTQYNDYFSQDDNPLVDPAQGGTLQAVMTPGELDNAIHAFTAPDGRQMAILATEWGPRQRAVDWAARALRSPEYADSTAVLLTHAYMFHDETRYDWQRNQDSDPGNNQGGNPYSYPTSGDTNDGEDLWEELVSQNAAFEMVFSGHVGGDGVGYLASEGQPSQTVHQMLFNTQFETNGGNGWLRLIEFLDDGRSVRVRTYSPLHDLQKTDEANAFEFTISPLLPGDYNGDGWVDAADYGVWRDNLGRQVPAWSAADGDGDGRIATSDYSVWRSNYGSSRSSPQSAVVPSPGGACLLGLGLLVGFTLKRARE